The Sphingobacteriales bacterium nucleotide sequence CATGTAAATCTGAAAACAAACCAGTTGCAAATTCATAAAATTGTTTTGGTAGTTGTGTAAGTTTTAGGTATTTTCTATCTTGATAAATAAGCATCAAAGTACCAATAGATAAATAAAAGTACAGCAATGCAGTTACTATTGGCATTAGTGCAGCACGCTTCACGTATTCATCTTTATCTACTGTTTGGTAGACATCAAAAGCTACATTTTTATGTTCTATTTCTTCGGCTGCATGCCATTGAAATAATTCTGCAATGTCTTCTGGTACTGTACCTTTGTTGGTGTCTACATGCATAAAAATGGCATGACCAAAAAGTGCTGTAAAATGTTCGAGACATACTGTTGCAACCAAATCAATATTATTAATTTTAGTTCCTTCAATCTCTATTTTCGCAATGATTTTATGCAACAAATTATCAATGTGTTTTTCATAACCTTTTATTTCATAGCCGTTTTCTTTTAAGATATTCCAAAAACGCTCATGCATAGATGAGTGTATGCCTTCTTGTCCGCAAAAGTTTTTTACTTGTTTCTTTAGTTTCTCATCTTCAATTTTATTTTTGTGTTTTAAGGTTGCGTTGACAAAAAACCTTTCGCCAGTAGGAAAAACAATATGCAATGCGTTGATAAAATGTGTACTAAAAGGATTGTTTTTATAATAAAATCTTGGATTCTTTTTTTCAAAATTAAAATTTACTCTTCTAACTTTAATATCTTCATGGTTATAAGTTGATGTTGTAGTTTTGTTTTTTTCTATTGTTGCCATAACTTAATTTTTTAAATGATTGAATAATGAATAAATTATTTATGCGTAAGTTTTTCCAGCCAATAATTCTTCAGCTAAATGATAGTTGTCAATTTGGTCTGGATGGAAATCTTTTCTAAAATATTGACCAAATTGCTTGGAAATAGTGCCACCAAATGATTTTCTGAAATTGTACAGAAATTCAAAAGTATATTTAGGTATGTCTTTTGTTTTAATGTCTTTGTCATTCGCAGTCAGCATTACTGTACCTAAACCAAGATAGAACCACAATCCCCAAGATGCAATCGCCATACCACCAACTCTTAATGCATAACTATCATCAACTGCTTTGAGTACATCAAAAGGAATGGCTTTGTGTTCAATTTCTTCGGCTGCATGCCACATAAATAAATCTTTCATTTCTGCTGGCATTCTCTCCGTAATTTCTTTGTTTAAAATGCCACTTTCTGCCAACATTGCTGTGTAATGTTCTAAACCAACAGTTATGCTCAAACACAGTTTATCTGCAAATCTATTTTTGTTTAAATTTTTTCTTGCAGATTTTTCCAAACCATTCCAAGCTGTTTTTCTAAAAACATCAACAAACTTCATAGGTTCTATATCTTGAGATTCCATGATGTCCCAAAATTTCTGATGTTCTGCGTAATGTGTGCCTTCTTGCCCAATAAAATTATTTACTCTTCTTTTTAGTTCTGGATTGTTTTTGTAGATATCTGCAAATGCTTTTACACTTCTAATGAAAAATTTTTCTCCATCTGGAAATGCCAAATGTTGCGCATTCATAAAGTGTGTAGCGATAGGATTGTTGTTGTACCAATGCTTTGGAAAAGGTTTTTCAAATTGAAAATTTACTTTTCTAATTTTTGCATCTGGTTTTTTAGAGCTACTTATTTCCATAAAAAATTATCTTTGGTTAATATAAATTTAGATAAGATTATTATCTTAATCTATTTACATTAGATAATTATGAAGTCTAAAAATAAAACTTAACCTTTCTATTTTTTTATTTTTTGTTGATGTTTATATTCGGAAATATTAGATAAATTAATACTACAATCAATAGAAAATTGTATTCTACACCATTTCTGCCACCACCAACTACAAACCAACCTTCTTTGCCATGTACTAAAATAATGCCCATTATCAAAATAAATATAGTAATAACTGCTGCTGGTTTTATAAACTTATTTGTAAGTAAGCATATTGCTGCTAAAATGTGCGAAATTTTTATTGCCCATGCCAATGGTACACCAACTGGTGCAAATCCAATTTGATTTAAAAATAAATTTCCAAAATCATTAATGCCACCATTAAACATTCCACCTAATGCATGTGTTAATAGAATAATAGCCAATGCTACTCTAAGTATAAATGTGTTGTTTTGTTGCATGTTGCTGCTAATTTGAAATTTTATAACCTCTTAAAAATTCATCTATTTTGATTCTTTTTTTACCTTCTAATTGTAATTCTAAAACATCTAAATAAGTGTCGTTGCACTTAAATGATAGATAAGTTTTGTTGTCTGAAATAATTGCTTGATCGCCTATTCTATCACTAATTTTTGATTGATATATTTTAAGTATTTTATTGTCTAAAAATGTATAAGCAGCAGGATATGGCGATAATCCACGAATTAAATTGTGAACTTCATTTGCTGGCTTATTCCAATCTATTAAACATGTTTCTTTAAATAATTTTGGCGCATGTTTTAAATTTTGTAATTCAGAATTTATGATTTGTGGTTTTTGTGTTACATTATTTTCCGCAATTATTTTTACGGTTTTTAATACAAGATTTGAACCTAGTATCATTAATTTGTCATGCACAGCACCAGCATTATCATCATCTTTTATTTCTATTTTATCTTGAAGAATTATATTTCCAGTATCAATTTCATGTTGTAAAAAAAATGTGGTAGCACCAGTTTCTGTGTCACCATTAATAACTGCCCAATTTATTGGTGCTGCACCACGATATTGTGGTAGCAATGATGCATGTAAATTAAAAGTACCTAATGATGGCATTTGCCAAACAACTTCTGGCAGCATTCTAAAAGCAACAACTATAAAAAGATTAGCATCTAAAGATTTGAGTTCATTAATAAATTCTGCAGATTTTAATTTTTCAGGTTGTAGAATATGTAAATTGTTTTCTAATGCATATTTTTTTACTGCTGATTGTTGTATATTATTTCCTCTTCCTGCTGGTTTGTCTGTTGCTGTTACAACACCAACAACATTATATTTGTTTTTTATTAAAATATCTAATGATGGAACAGCAAATTCTGGTGTTCCCATAAATACAATTCTTAGGTCGTTAGTATGCATCTTTAACTATTTTTTTTACTTCAACTATGATTAAATGCTTATATTTAGCCTATAAAAATAATTCTTAATTTTATATAATTGATGAGAACTTTCATTGTTATTGTGTTTTGTTTTATTGCTTGTAAATATTCTTACTCAAAGATTGAGGTAAATGTAGGTGGAAAAGCAGGAATGAACATGTCGCACATTAGAAAAATACAGAATCCTGAAGGATTTAAGAAAAAACAAAATCTAGGCTCAAATATAGGTGCATTGGTTCGTGTAAATATTAATTCATTTATTGGCGTGCAAACAGAAATTCTTTTTACACAAAAAGGACAACGTTGGATGAGCAAAACCGATAGTACAAAAAGCTATAGTAGGTTTGTAAATAATTACATAGAAGTACCTTTGATGGCTGTTGCAAGATTTGGCTCAGAGAAAACTAAGGCAGTTGTGTACTTAGGTACTTATTTTGGATATTGGGCAGGTGCATACACACAAAATAGTACACAACAAGACAAGCAAACAATATCTAAGTCTAATGTAGATTATAAACTCACATCTTATGATAATAGATTTGATTTAGGAATGGCTAGTGGTGTTGGTGTAGATTTTAAATTAGGTAATGGTTATTTAGAATTGGCAGCAAGACATAATTTAGGTTTGATGAATAGAACAACAAACAAGAGCAATAAACAATATAATTGCAATTTCAATTTTTCGATTTCTTACTTATTTAAAGCAACAAAATAATATGTTTGTCTACACACTAATAAAATTTGATATTACTCAAAAGGAAATAATATTGGCATTAATTTCTGATATAGAAATGATAGAAGGCATTGAAGAAAAGGATATAGAAATTGAAGCCTATGCTGATGATACTACAGATTTTGAATCGCAATTGAAGGAAATACAGAATGTAATTCCATTTGAATACACAAAAGTAGAACTACAGCAAAAGAATTGGAATGAGATATGGGAAAGTAATTTTGAGCCAGTAATTATAAATGAAAAAATTGGAATAAGAGCAGTGTTTCATCCAACAATTAATAATGTAATACAAGAAATTATAATACAACCTAAGATGTCTTTTGGTACAGGACATCATGCAACTACAGCACAAGTGATAAAATCAATGCAGTTGTATAATTTTAAAAATAAAAAAGTTTTAGACTTAGGTTCAGGTACAGCAATTCTTGCCATATATGCTGAAATGCTTGGTGCTAACGAAGTATTAGCAATAGATAATGATGAATGGTGTTTTGAAAATGCACAAGAAAACATTGCACTCAATCATACAAAGCATGTTGAACCAAAATTAGGAAATTTAGAAGATATTTTAGAGGAACAGTACGATGTTGTTTTGGCTAATATTCATAAAAATTACCATTTAGAACATATTGCGCATTATGATGAAATTTTAAAAAATGGTGCATATATTTTATTGAGTGGTTTCTACGAAAATGATGCACAAGAAATACTAAATAAAGCATTGGAATATAATTTGATAGCAAATTATTATACAGCTCAAGATAATTGGGTGTGTATGGTATTGCAAAAAAATAATTAAGAAATGAAAAAGATAATAATACTATTAGTTTGTTTTTGGTCTATGAATTTTTATATAGATGCGCAGTCTATAAAAGAATTTCCAGAAGATGATGCAGCATTTATAAGTACATATAGTACCATGCTGAAAACATGTACAAGAGAAGATTGTAAGAAAATTACATTGTGGTTTGATCAATCATTTTCAAACAGTAAATCAAAAACATATTTGCCAATAATAAAAACATTATCAAAGGCAATGCTGCAAAAAAAAGCAACAACATATCCAGTGTTCTACAATTTTACAATAATGTTGCAAAGCATAGATAGTGCAAAAATTAGTGCTGCGAATATCGAAGCTAATTTAAAAGCATTGCAAACAATATTAGACCAATGCAATCCAGGAAATATTAAAATATTTACTCAGTATATTGAATATTTAACGGATCTGTTTTTGTATAATCAAATCTACTATTCAAAATCAAAAAGATGGAATATATCTTCAGATTTCACGACGCAAATAGAAAATAATGCACCAGTTTTTATTTATCAAAATGCAGACATTATTGGAACAACAGAGCAAGATACTTTAGTAATAAAAAATGTCTCAGGTAAATGTTATCCATTAGAAAATTTGTGGAAAGGTGATAAAGGAAGAATGACGCTTTCAAGAGCAGGATTTGATGCAAGTAATAATTATGTAGACTTTAAACAACATATAGTAGATTTTAATAAAGCAGATATTGTTATCGATGATGCAAATTTCACATTCAAACCATATGTTGATGAAGTATTAGTTGGAAAGTATACAGATAAACTTTTGCAAACAAAATCACAAGCAAAGTTGTATCCAAAATTTATCTCAAACAGAGATGATGTGTCATTTAATACAAATTCAAAAGATGTTAAAATTTTAGGTGCATTTATGTTGGAAGGTACCAATACTTATTGTGTTGGCTCTGATGCTAACAATGCTGTATTGAAATTATTTGATAAAAATAACAAAGAAAAAATTATTGTAGAAGCTGATAGAATTAATATTAGAAATTTTGAATTAGTAAATATTGAAGATGCAATTATGCGAATTGTATTAGATAGTAATGAAATTATGCATCCATATATAAATTTTACTTATGATTCTAAAACAAAAAATATAAAAGCATTTAGAGATATAACAAAACCACTTGCAAAACAACCTTTCTCAAGTGATTATCATAAAATGTATATTTATGCAGATGAATTCAAATGGAATCTAGATAGTTTAAACATTTTATTTGGAATGATTGGTATCTCAGATAATAAGCCAGCAGTTTTTGAATCATACAATTACTACTACGAAGGTTTAGAAAATAAATATAAAGGTACCAATGAAGCAGGACCATTATTGAAAATTTATAGATATTATGAGAGTACGCAAGATAGAAATATTGATGCAATTTCTATGGCAGGAGAGATAAATGCCAATTCTCCATTTCAACAAACAGAACAAATATTTTATAAACTCACAGAAGATGGATACATAGGTTATAACTCATCAACAAAAACTATAACTGTAAAAGATAAACTAATTAATCAAGTGCTTTCTTCAAAACAAAAACAAGACTATGATAATATAAAATTCGCATCTTTTAAAAGATATAATAACGCAAAACTAAATTCTAAAACTAATATCTTGGAAATATATGGTGTTGATGAAATTAAAATAAGTGGAAAATCGCAAGTAAAATTTATACCCAAATCAGATACAGTAAGAATACAAAAAAATAGAAATCTACAATTAGGTGGAACAATCATTGCTGGGAAAGTGGATTTTGTAGCACCAGTGTTCGATTTTGATTATGATTCTTACACTTTTAGAATGAAACAAATTGACTCATTAATATTGTATGTACCAGAAGGCGATGGAAGACCTAATGAACAAGGAATTGTAAAATTAGTAAAGTCAGAAACTGCTATTCAGAATTTATCAGGCATACTTTATATTTCTGAACCAGATAATAAGTCAGGAAGTAGAAATAATCTTAAGTACCCATATTTCTCAAGTGTAGATACAGCAAATACTTACTACGATAACGGAAAAAATGGTGATAAATATAGCAGAAACGATTTTAGATTTAATGTTACACCATTTGAAATAGATTCACTAACAGTTACAGCAACAGAAAATATTGACTTGCAAGGTGAATTAATAACTGGTGGAATTTTTGAGCCAATAAAAACAAACCTTACATTACAAGAAGATAATTCATTAGGCACAACAATCAATACAACAAATAAAGGATTGAAATTATACGGAAAAGAAAGTAAATATTTTTCTTCATTAAAATTATCTAAAGAAGGTTTAAGTGGAAAAGGAAATTTTGAGTTTGGTTCTGCCAAATTGTTTGCAGATACAGCATTCTTTTTTATGGATTCAGTTTATGCAGAAATTGATAGTTTAAGAATTTTAGAAAATTCAAAATTCAAATTTCCAGATGCAAAAGTAGATGCACTAAGTATGGTATGGAATGTGCCAACAGACTCTATTGTGCTTACACCAAAAGACAATCAAAAAATTAGTATGTTTAAAAACTCAGTAACTTTAGATGGAAGTCTGATTTTAAAAAATGATGACCTGAAAGGTGTTGGTACTTTAGAGTGGAATAAAACAAAACTTGTTTCGCAAGATATAGATTTTACAGATAAAAGTTTTGATGCAAAAAATGGACAATTAAACCTTACAAATGATGAAGGAAACTCGCTGCTGAAATCTGATGATGTAAATGCATTCTTTGACCTAACAAAGAAAATTGCTGACATTGAGTTAAATAAAAATGATACTATACCATTAGAATCATTCAAATATATTGCAAATCCAAAGTATTTAAGATTTGATTTAGTTGCAAATACATTGCAATTAAAATCAGCATCACCAAGTAGTTTGTTTTTCTTACAATCAACTGATCCAACAAAAGAACTTTTGACCTTCGAAACAAGCTCAGCAGACTTAAACTTGAATGACAATACAATACATTTTGGCGGAATTAAAGATTTGAAATTAGCAGACTCAAAAGTACAACCAAATAAAGATGAAATTTATATAGAAGCTGATGGTAGTGTGCGTACATTAAACAAGGCAATATTGATTTTTAATGCAGATAGTAATTTTCATAAAGTAAAAAACTCAACAATAAATATTATTTCTAGAAATAATTTTACAGCAAATGGAGAATATGAATACAAATCTATTGATGGTTTAGTTGAAGTAATTAAAATTCCAGAAATAGCAGTGAATACTTCATTTACAAAAGAAATTACAATTCAAGAAGGCAAAAAGAAAATAAAACAAACTGTAACTGATGAAGATAAAATATATACTTACGCAAAAACTGAAATATTAGAGGAAGATAAATTTAAACTCAATAAGAAAGTATTTTATAAAGGCGCATTTGAGTTTGATTCAAAAAATAAAGACATAAATATTGATGGTTATGCAAAAATTGTGCTTTCTGTTGTTGAAACTGATTGGATACCAATCAAACAAAAATTAGATCCAAACAAACCAGAAGTAAGTATTGATAGTTTATTAGCAAAAGCTACAAACCTAGTCACAGGATTATTTTATGATAAATTGTCATATGAGTTTTATACAAACATATTGCAAGAAAAAAGAAGTGTTGAAGATGCAGACATTTTTTCTATCAGAGGCAATATGTCATTTAATAATGAACCAAACGTAATAATATTTGGTAATGACGCAGCCTTTGCTAAACCAATGACCAATGCATCAGCAT carries:
- a CDS encoding metal-dependent hydrolase, producing MEISSSKKPDAKIRKVNFQFEKPFPKHWYNNNPIATHFMNAQHLAFPDGEKFFIRSVKAFADIYKNNPELKRRVNNFIGQEGTHYAEHQKFWDIMESQDIEPMKFVDVFRKTAWNGLEKSARKNLNKNRFADKLCLSITVGLEHYTAMLAESGILNKEITERMPAEMKDLFMWHAAEEIEHKAIPFDVLKAVDDSYALRVGGMAIASWGLWFYLGLGTVMLTANDKDIKTKDIPKYTFEFLYNFRKSFGGTISKQFGQYFRKDFHPDQIDNYHLAEELLAGKTYA
- a CDS encoding DoxX family protein, producing MQQNNTFILRVALAIILLTHALGGMFNGGINDFGNLFLNQIGFAPVGVPLAWAIKISHILAAICLLTNKFIKPAAVITIFILIMGIILVHGKEGWFVVGGGRNGVEYNFLLIVVLIYLIFPNININKK
- a CDS encoding metal-dependent hydrolase produces the protein MATIEKNKTTTSTYNHEDIKVRRVNFNFEKKNPRFYYKNNPFSTHFINALHIVFPTGERFFVNATLKHKNKIEDEKLKKQVKNFCGQEGIHSSMHERFWNILKENGYEIKGYEKHIDNLLHKIIAKIEIEGTKINNIDLVATVCLEHFTALFGHAIFMHVDTNKGTVPEDIAELFQWHAAEEIEHKNVAFDVYQTVDKDEYVKRAALMPIVTALLYFYLSIGTLMLIYQDRKYLKLTQLPKQFYEFATGLFSDLHGDMYKEFLKFFKKDFHPSDMNDYYLAENFFKDKSYA
- the prmA gene encoding 50S ribosomal protein L11 methyltransferase yields the protein MFVYTLIKFDITQKEIILALISDIEMIEGIEEKDIEIEAYADDTTDFESQLKEIQNVIPFEYTKVELQQKNWNEIWESNFEPVIINEKIGIRAVFHPTINNVIQEIIIQPKMSFGTGHHATTAQVIKSMQLYNFKNKKVLDLGSGTAILAIYAEMLGANEVLAIDNDEWCFENAQENIALNHTKHVEPKLGNLEDILEEQYDVVLANIHKNYHLEHIAHYDEILKNGAYILLSGFYENDAQEILNKALEYNLIANYYTAQDNWVCMVLQKNN
- a CDS encoding methionyl-tRNA formyltransferase produces the protein MHTNDLRIVFMGTPEFAVPSLDILIKNKYNVVGVVTATDKPAGRGNNIQQSAVKKYALENNLHILQPEKLKSAEFINELKSLDANLFIVVAFRMLPEVVWQMPSLGTFNLHASLLPQYRGAAPINWAVINGDTETGATTFFLQHEIDTGNIILQDKIEIKDDDNAGAVHDKLMILGSNLVLKTVKIIAENNVTQKPQIINSELQNLKHAPKLFKETCLIDWNKPANEVHNLIRGLSPYPAAYTFLDNKILKIYQSKISDRIGDQAIISDNKTYLSFKCNDTYLDVLELQLEGKKRIKIDEFLRGYKISN
- a CDS encoding PorT family protein, with amino-acid sequence MRTFIVIVFCFIACKYSYSKIEVNVGGKAGMNMSHIRKIQNPEGFKKKQNLGSNIGALVRVNINSFIGVQTEILFTQKGQRWMSKTDSTKSYSRFVNNYIEVPLMAVARFGSEKTKAVVYLGTYFGYWAGAYTQNSTQQDKQTISKSNVDYKLTSYDNRFDLGMASGVGVDFKLGNGYLELAARHNLGLMNRTTNKSNKQYNCNFNFSISYLFKATK